The Malus sylvestris chromosome 12, drMalSylv7.2, whole genome shotgun sequence genome contains a region encoding:
- the LOC126594067 gene encoding uncharacterized protein LOC126594067 isoform X1 has translation MGSSADGEDFSVVVLASDLGVDARPFLANQDREIEEQENWYDCPQNLISDEDFSDLELLQFFSVEGQDKSGNRIFRIVGKYFPAPVVSADRLKRYIFHKLCSEVPEGPYSIVYMHSTVQKEDNSPGITILRWLYEDLPSYLKDRLQVVYFVHPGLRSRLVFATLGRFFLTGGLYWKIKYVSRLQYLWDDIKKGEVEIPEFVKNHDDVLEHRPLTDYGIEPDPLHMLEAPSTAYSFGRYEERWTSRE, from the exons ATGGGTAGTTCAGCCGACGGAGAGGATTTCTCAGTGGTCGTTCTGGCGTCCGATCTGGGCGTAGACGCGCGGCCGTTCTTGGCGAACCAAGACAGAGAGATTGAAGAGCAAGAGAATTGGTACGACTGCCCTCAGAACCTTATCTCCGACGAGGACTTCTCTGATCTCGAGCTTTTGCAGTTCTTTAGTGTCGAGGGCCAGGACAAGTCTGGAAATCGTATTTTCCGCATCGTCGGAAAATATTTTCCCG CTCCAGTTGTTAGTGCAGACCGGCTGAAGAGGTATATATTCCACAAATTATGCAGTGAGGTCCCAGAAGGGCCATACTCCATTGTTTACATGCATAGTACTGTGCAAAAGGAAGATAACTCCCCTGGCATAACTATCTTGCGGTGGCTTTATGAAGACCTTCCATCATACTTGAAGGACAGGCTTCAAGTTGTGTACTTCGTTCACCCTGGGCTCCGATCAAGACTTGTCTTTGCCACTCTTGGCCGATTTTTCTTGACTGGAGG CCTATATTGGAAAATCAAGTATGTAAGCCGGCTGCAGTACCTATGGGATGATATAAAGAAAGGAGAGGTTGAGATTCCTGAATTTGTCAAAAATCATGACGATGTTCTTGAGCATAGACCACTAACAGATTATGGCATTGAACCGGACCCTCTTCACATGCTTGAGGCTCCATCAACAGCCTACTCATTTGGAAGGTATGAGGAGAGATGGACGTCAAGAGAGTAG
- the LOC126594067 gene encoding uncharacterized protein LOC126594067 isoform X2 → MGSSADGEDFSVVVLASDLGVDARPFLANQDREIEEQENWYDCPQNLISDEDFSDLELLQFFSVEGQDKSGNRIFRIVGKYFPVVSADRLKRYIFHKLCSEVPEGPYSIVYMHSTVQKEDNSPGITILRWLYEDLPSYLKDRLQVVYFVHPGLRSRLVFATLGRFFLTGGLYWKIKYVSRLQYLWDDIKKGEVEIPEFVKNHDDVLEHRPLTDYGIEPDPLHMLEAPSTAYSFGRYEERWTSRE, encoded by the exons ATGGGTAGTTCAGCCGACGGAGAGGATTTCTCAGTGGTCGTTCTGGCGTCCGATCTGGGCGTAGACGCGCGGCCGTTCTTGGCGAACCAAGACAGAGAGATTGAAGAGCAAGAGAATTGGTACGACTGCCCTCAGAACCTTATCTCCGACGAGGACTTCTCTGATCTCGAGCTTTTGCAGTTCTTTAGTGTCGAGGGCCAGGACAAGTCTGGAAATCGTATTTTCCGCATCGTCGGAAAATATTTTCCCG TTGTTAGTGCAGACCGGCTGAAGAGGTATATATTCCACAAATTATGCAGTGAGGTCCCAGAAGGGCCATACTCCATTGTTTACATGCATAGTACTGTGCAAAAGGAAGATAACTCCCCTGGCATAACTATCTTGCGGTGGCTTTATGAAGACCTTCCATCATACTTGAAGGACAGGCTTCAAGTTGTGTACTTCGTTCACCCTGGGCTCCGATCAAGACTTGTCTTTGCCACTCTTGGCCGATTTTTCTTGACTGGAGG CCTATATTGGAAAATCAAGTATGTAAGCCGGCTGCAGTACCTATGGGATGATATAAAGAAAGGAGAGGTTGAGATTCCTGAATTTGTCAAAAATCATGACGATGTTCTTGAGCATAGACCACTAACAGATTATGGCATTGAACCGGACCCTCTTCACATGCTTGAGGCTCCATCAACAGCCTACTCATTTGGAAGGTATGAGGAGAGATGGACGTCAAGAGAGTAG